atatatgtattttaacacATGGACATGTATTTACATTCACATATTTACATTAATACATCTGTATTTGCCTTTGACTCTTTTACAATTAGCCCatatttattgttaaaaaaaatcattaaagtgAATGTGACATATTTTGATAACATTAGGTCTGATCCCAAGCATGACAAACTTTCACTTGTCTTATAATTCTATTCTGTGGTTCTGTGGGGAAGTGGtggcaaaaaataataaacagacaGGGAGAACCACAGGATTGGGGTTAGGGGAAGAGTGTATTGGGAAGTGGAACCCAGACGCAGTGGAAGGATCATGGCCATCAGCTGGGAgcagccctctcccctccctgagcAGGGGCTGTATTCCCAAGGAAGAGGTCACTCTCCAGCCTCAGAACTCAGTACTGTCTTCatgccccaggcctcctgccttcTTGCTCATTGGCTCCTGCTTCCTTGGACTGTTTCTTTTCTCCTCAGGATCACTTAAAAgctccaaataaaataattatataccaGCTGGATGGAAAGGCAGAAAATCAGGAAACTCTCTTAGGGAAAAATGGTGGTGTATATCAAATCTGACACCAAGCTGACCTTCCCACTTGAGGAAGAGGAAATGAGTTCAAGTGGAGCACACTGACACCCTCCTCAGCTACTTGCACACCCCAAAGCAGAAGGCCTCTCAGATAGCCTGATCCTGCTCTCTGGGCCAGGACCAAGGATAAACACTGCTGGGAATCACCCAACCACAGGGAAGTGTTGGAAAGTTGTTCACCCCGTTACAACCCAGTCCACTCATTCTCACACCCAAATCTGGGTAGGCTCAGCTGGactgaaaaagttaaaaaataaaatatgaaaacaaacactTAGTAGTACTTACACTGGAGGCCAACTGCTGTTCCAAGTGCCTAATTTAACCCTCACAAGCACCCTCAGGGTAGCTACTATACCAtcacccccattttatagatgaggaaactgaggcaccaatGTGAACCCAGGCAGTTGGGCTCGGGCTCCATGCTCTTCACcagttccctgcactgcctctcaGCAGTGCAAAGCATCACGAGGACTGCTTTGCAGGCACCGTGCACCTGGTGAATCAATCCCTCATTCACCTCATATGGGCAAATATCCAGAGGTGGGCCAGGTAGCCATGGCTAAGTGCTCCCActctcatgcccttctccagggacaggGCTTGGGAGAAAAGAGCAGGGCTAGAGGGGGAAAGTCAAGTAGGTGAAGGCCCAGGGAGAGGGTCAGTACATGCCATAGAAGGGACACTGGGGGGGCAGCAGGAGGCAAGGTTTGCTGTACGCCCTTTAAGTGGATTTTCCTCTTGGATAAAACAACTTTCACCAGCACCTAGTAATACAATGTATGGTATATAGTAGTTACTCAATAAAATGTTTACAGCTAAATGGACAACCTTAAAGATACCTGCCAGCTTGTCACACCCAATGAGTCTGCCAGGAAGAACCCTCCCCACTCTATCATCTACCAGCTCCTTTGAAGAGAACTCAGCAGGGACAAAGCTGAAGGAACTTCACTAGTCTGTCTCCTCGACCTCTCCTCCCTATTTGCTTTTCACTTAGGAACATGCTGCCCCCCTCATGCTTCCATCAGTAAATAATCTCATTCAAAACAACAAATCATTAACTAGTCTCTGGATTCCAGTCTAATAGAGTTCCCAAACGGGCTACTCTTGAAAAGCCCGGAGTTAGTTAGCCTGTCTCCTCTccatttactgagcacagccATGGGCCAAGCACCCACTTGTGTATTTATATGGGGAGACAAGGGCATATAAGACACAATTTCTTCCTGTCCTCAAGGACAGAGAGTCTACAAATAACTATAAAATACAGGCAGAAAGGGGAAGTAGAGTTATTGCAACAGACTGTTTTAGCCTTAAGATGGGGGAAGGAAAAGCTTATCTGCTTTTTTCATACTTAACCTCAGAATCTATTCCCTGCAGCTGGGTGGGGgaatgtgtttttttccttctctgagcaGAGATCTGAGACCACTACTCTTTCCTCCCCTTGGCCTCACCCTGCAGGCACCCATCCATCAGCATTCCTCCCCCAGTGGGTGATGCTATCTCCCCACACAGGTTTGGACTTGCAGGTCCTGGAAAGTTTTGCTTCTTCCTGTCTGGGAATTCGTCTGGGACCCAAGGAAAGGTCATCAACCTCTTTTCTAGGACAGGTAGGTCCCTCATGCCCACCTCAAGCACATTCCAGGACACACCCTGAGCTGACCCTCCTTCCATTCCCCACCCTGCTTAACTGCTGGCTCTCCTTCCTCTGAGAAGCCCTGGTTTGGGTGGGAGGAGGAAAGGCAGATACAATCAGAGGTGAGGCAGGGAGGGGCTCACAGAACTTGAGTTCCTGGTACTGGTACTGTTTCCTGCCCTGATGCCTCCCTCACCCTCACTCACTCAGGGTGGGGAACAATCAGCTACAGACACGATCACGGTCTGTCAGCCAATCACTGCTCTCTCCTCTTCAGCCCTTCACTTGGGTTTCATGCAAGCATACAGGCCCTGATGGACCCAGGTGATGTGGACAAGGGGTGCATTTTTGGTCAGAGAGGCAGAAGGCAAGCGGCACGCATGTGCTGAGCTGCAAGCCTATTCATGCAGCAAGCCTCTGGATTTGCCGCAAGGGGTGGTCACAGAAGCAGCTCGAGCCCCTGGAATCTTTGCTCAGTGGCTTGGACATCTACTCCATAGGCTCCAGAGATTGTCTCACTCTGGATGTGGAGTAAGGTTTTTGCTTGGCAAATGGGGAGGGTGCCTGTCTCCAGGGTAACAAGATATGGAGGACCTCAGAGCCTCAGGCTTTTCCCACCCATTTCTGTTGAAAGGCAATTCCACAGTTCTCAGTTTAAGGTGGAGGCAGTcttagagagggcttccctggtggctcagtggtaaagaatccgcttgccaatgcaggagacgtgggttcaatcactgggtcaggaagatcgcatggaaagggcaatggcaacccacttcagtactcttgcctgggaaatcccatggacaaaggagcctggcaggctacagtccatgggggtcacaaagagtcagacacaacttagcgactaaacaagtcTTAGTGAAGCTAGAAAGACAAACGTTCCACTGGTAACCCCACCTCTCTCCTCACAACCTCCAGCTGCCCCCTCATAAGAACTACTGAGGTGGGTACAGGTGAGGATGAGTAAATGAGATCAATGATcaattaaaattgtttattttaaagtgGAAAGGGGGATGGGAGTGACACAGAGGCAACTTTTGGCATCTTCTTTCCAGGCCATCACCCCATGTGCTTCCCAACCCAAAGCACTGACAGGAGGAGCCCCGGACAGGCTGAGGGGTCACAGAGAGATCTGTTCAGCCCTGGAGAGGTGGGGTTCAAGGGTCCATCCCAGCTCCCTGGTCCTAGAACAGGGTCAGAGCTCAGGAGTGTAGGGCTCCCCGGTGGGCGAGGGCACCCGCAGCTCAGCATCGTGCCTGACCACAGTGAAGAGTCCCACCACTGCCAGCAGAGCCATCACCATGACGGCGGAGCAGATGCTGAACATATTCCGAGTACCCGTTTTGCGATCGCTGTCATGGAGGACCAGGAGCCCCAGGCAGGCCAGTAAGTGCAGGGGCACCCGGAACCAGTTGAGGACACCAGCTTGCTCGGTCTCAGGGATCACTTTTCTCCGCAGGAAGCTCATGCTGGGAAAGTACAGTCCACAGGCCAGCTCGATAAGAAGGAAGGCTATGAAAGATTCCACTGGACTCTCCTGGCCTGGGCTGGTGGAGAACGTCAACATGAAGAGGGAGAAGACGACGATGAGGACAGCGAGGGAGAGTAGATGCATGGGCTGAAGGTGGTACCTCTTGGAGGTAGCGATGCGGTACAGGGAAGAGCCAAGTAGGCTGGCTGCCATGAAGCTGGAGAAGATGATGCCCAGCGGAGCCCCATGTGGGTCCAGCACAGGCGTCCAGAGGAAGACAAAGATGAAGATGACACTCTCAAACAGGGCCTGGATGGTGCCTAGCAGGAGCACACGACGGTCCGACAGGAGGCAGCGTAGGCCACCAGCACAGGTCCTAGAGAAGGCACGCTGCCGATCATAGTTCTCTCCCCAGTTGTGAAGGGCCAAGGCCCCAGCCAGAGCCAAGAGAGGGATGGCGGCCACAAAGGGCGCTACAGGCCCCAGGCCCATCCAGCAGGCCACGGCCTCAGCTGCCACACCTGCCGCTACAGCCAGCACATGGTTCCAGAAGGCAGCTCGGGCAAAGGTAGCCGGGATCCATTCGGCGGGGAAGTCATGCCGTTCCAGGTGCTCATGGATATACCAGGCCTCAAAGGCTGAGAAGAGCAGGGCTGTAGATAGCCCACCTAGCGCTCGGCCCACCAGCAGCACAAAGTAGTCTCGGGAGAGTTTGGTTAAGCAGCAGAGTGAGTAAGTGAGGGAGAAGAGGACACAAGATTTCTTGCGACCCAGCCAATCCACCAGGGAGGAAGCCACCAGTCCAAAGAGGACGGTGGAGGCAAGGCCACAGACGTAGAGGATGGCAATTTGTGCCTCCAGGAAGTGGTAATGCTGATACAGTTTGTAGAGGTAGGGGGCCTGCAGCCAGTCAGCTGCCAGGGCCAGGAAGTAGACCTGATAGAAGTCCAGTTGAAACCGAAGAAAAGAGGGATTGCTGCAGGCCCTTCCAGAGGGCTTAGCCCGGCATCTTGACAGCTCCAACCCCAGGCAGGAGGCCAGGAGGACCACAAAAGCAAGGTAAGCAGTCACCAGCATGGCCGGCCCCCGGACGacctgggaagagaagggggcttCAGAGTCACATCCATTGCCCGGGTAGCGCTGTCCAGGGGCTGCCTGTCTAAGCAGAAAGCGGATCCACCCAACCCCCCCCCTGCCAACAGCACTCCCCAACCCCTCAATTCCACTCCCCCAGAGCTCAGACCGGAGGGACCagttgggtgggtgggaggagtgGCCCGCCAGAGCGGGACactctggggcagggaggggtgtgAGAGGAGAGAAGATTGAGCATTCGCCCCACCCTTTCCTGGCAGAGCAAAGAGGGAGTACCTAATCCCAGCCCCGCAAGTTAAGGGGCTGCTGCCCTTCCCCGTAACAGCGTTTACACACTGTACTTCCTTCTGTTACCTCCCATCCTCTCTGGGGAGCCTGTTTTTGTCCTCGAGGTCTCGTCATCTGTCCCAGGCATCCCTACCACCCGCGCAGGCCTCTAGAGTTGCTTCAGGCCACGCGCGTGCATCTCAGATTTCCCCCTCCTTCGGGTCAGGGCACCCCCGCCTGCGCCCCCTAGACCCCGCTTGCCGCCGCCACACACGCTCGCGCCTTGCCCAGACCCTGGTCTCACCTGCTGCCCCGGTCTGCGGGGACGCTCCGGACACGTCCGGCTCCAGGCCGCCCGGCCGCCCTTCCCGCTCTACCTCCTGCTCTGGCTCCGGCTCGGG
This region of Ovis canadensis isolate MfBH-ARS-UI-01 breed Bighorn chromosome 3, ARS-UI_OviCan_v2, whole genome shotgun sequence genomic DNA includes:
- the MFSD5 gene encoding molybdate-anion transporter codes for the protein MLVTAYLAFVVLLASCLGLELSRCRAKPSGRACSNPSFLRFQLDFYQVYFLALAADWLQAPYLYKLYQHYHFLEAQIAILYVCGLASTVLFGLVASSLVDWLGRKKSCVLFSLTYSLCCLTKLSRDYFVLLVGRALGGLSTALLFSAFEAWYIHEHLERHDFPAEWIPATFARAAFWNHVLAVAAGVAAEAVACWMGLGPVAPFVAAIPLLALAGALALHNWGENYDRQRAFSRTCAGGLRCLLSDRRVLLLGTIQALFESVIFIFVFLWTPVLDPHGAPLGIIFSSFMAASLLGSSLYRIATSKRYHLQPMHLLSLAVLIVVFSLFMLTFSTSPGQESPVESFIAFLLIELACGLYFPSMSFLRRKVIPETEQAGVLNWFRVPLHLLACLGLLVLHDSDRKTGTRNMFSICSAVMVMALLAVVGLFTVVRHDAELRVPSPTGEPYTPEL